In Spirochaetales bacterium, one genomic interval encodes:
- a CDS encoding radical SAM protein has protein sequence MKTLLIFPPLVKPSEPPPGIAKIAGLLASRNIPHRVWDANVEGILVLLGRKYDWKDTWYYQAEKRKARDLSALRSPNTYLGIDRYKRAVMDLHRILAASSRGSPVRLSLSDYKDERFSTAKSGDLIRAAETPEANLFYPWFSRRLPGILDEYQPRCVGISLNFLSQALTAFAMIGLLKKRYPRLAVILGGGLVTSWMRNPSWNNPFRGLIDECIDGPAEIKLLRWFGEKAGDGTFPPVYDDFPLDDYLSPPYILPYAASSGCYWRRCSFCPEKAEKNPYRAELPAEALGHIGGIIKRKRPRLIHFLDNAMSVPLLRAIAEDPPGVPWYGYARIDEHLENPDFTRRLKESGCVMLKLGIESGEQGVIDRMDKGFRIERASRVLENLKAVGIAVYAYFLFGTPGETIDDARRTLDFCMRHRRELDWMHVSIFNMPLCGGGHRMFEKHNNYEGDLSLYADFIHPSGWERNLIRRFLDREFGKNPSIAGILGATPPFFDSNHAPLFALNTTGMTA, from the coding sequence GTGAAAACGCTCCTCATCTTTCCGCCCCTGGTAAAACCATCCGAACCGCCGCCCGGCATTGCGAAGATAGCAGGACTGCTTGCTTCCCGGAATATTCCTCACAGGGTGTGGGACGCGAACGTCGAGGGCATTCTCGTTCTGCTGGGAAGAAAATACGACTGGAAGGATACGTGGTATTACCAGGCGGAAAAACGGAAGGCGAGGGACCTTTCCGCCTTGAGAAGCCCGAATACCTACCTCGGCATCGACCGGTATAAACGGGCGGTCATGGATCTTCATCGCATTCTTGCGGCGTCGTCACGAGGAAGCCCTGTCCGCCTCAGCCTCTCCGATTACAAGGACGAACGTTTCTCGACGGCAAAAAGCGGGGATCTCATACGTGCCGCGGAGACGCCGGAAGCGAATCTTTTTTATCCCTGGTTTTCACGCCGGCTGCCCGGGATTCTTGATGAATATCAGCCCCGCTGTGTGGGGATTTCCCTCAATTTTTTGAGTCAGGCCCTCACCGCATTTGCCATGATCGGATTGCTTAAAAAGCGGTACCCCCGGCTCGCCGTTATCCTCGGCGGGGGTCTTGTTACATCGTGGATGCGGAATCCTTCATGGAACAATCCCTTTCGGGGGCTCATCGACGAGTGTATCGACGGACCGGCGGAAATCAAACTTCTCCGATGGTTCGGCGAAAAAGCCGGGGACGGGACTTTTCCCCCGGTGTATGACGATTTCCCCCTGGACGACTATCTTTCTCCCCCGTATATACTCCCCTATGCCGCATCATCGGGTTGTTATTGGAGACGCTGCAGCTTCTGCCCGGAAAAGGCGGAGAAAAATCCGTATCGGGCTGAATTGCCGGCCGAGGCACTCGGACACATCGGCGGTATTATAAAAAGGAAAAGGCCCCGCCTGATCCATTTTCTCGACAACGCGATGAGCGTGCCGCTGCTTCGGGCGATAGCCGAAGACCCGCCCGGGGTTCCCTGGTACGGGTATGCGCGGATCGATGAACACCTCGAAAATCCCGATTTTACAAGGCGGCTCAAGGAATCGGGGTGCGTCATGCTCAAACTCGGGATCGAGTCCGGCGAACAGGGCGTGATCGACCGGATGGACAAGGGGTTCCGGATCGAACGCGCGTCACGGGTGCTTGAAAACCTGAAAGCGGTCGGGATCGCCGTCTATGCGTATTTTCTCTTCGGAACGCCCGGCGAGACGATAGACGACGCACGGAGGACGCTCGACTTTTGCATGCGGCACCGCCGTGAACTCGACTGGATGCATGTCTCGATTTTTAATATGCCGCTTTGCGGCGGAGGACACCGTATGTTCGAAAAACATAACAACTACGAAGGCGATCTCTCCCTGTACGCCGATTTTATCCACCCGTCCGGATGGGAGCGGAACCTGATCAGGAGGTTTCTCGACCGAGAGTTCGGTAAAAACCCCTCGATTGCCGGAATACTCGGCGCCACGCCGCCGTTTTTTGATTCGAATCACGCTCCCCTTTTCGCACTGAACACTACGGGAATGACGGCCTGA
- a CDS encoding leucine-rich repeat domain-containing protein: MKRILSILDSLNIGDIDALYSRGDLGILGKEMLDDFFVRAFKEKGPLAVFPLLKRFIYFYDILGSSLRFTDFLSHFLCPHDARIIERIDREISAGRHRRLTFDCRPACFSEVVFDRNGNVTELHLNVLDLEKFPACLCGLGRLEILDLGFNTIRGFPASLKKMEGLQSLDLSNNDLSRIPKQLSGMNRLKRLNLRYNNITSLPDWFEALVNLRYLDVSHNGIQSFPEVICDMKNLKVLNLGFNAIGKLPSSIRRLADCEELHLEYNGLVSLPESLTELRGLRVLDISHNRAAGNNEALLRRLHEMRVIVVTDTISC, from the coding sequence GTGAAAAGGATACTATCGATACTCGATTCACTGAACATCGGCGATATCGACGCCCTGTATTCACGGGGGGATCTGGGTATACTGGGAAAAGAGATGCTGGACGATTTTTTTGTCCGGGCGTTCAAGGAAAAGGGTCCGCTCGCCGTATTCCCGCTTCTCAAGCGGTTTATCTATTTTTACGACATTCTCGGTTCATCGCTTCGGTTTACGGATTTTCTCTCCCATTTTCTCTGTCCGCATGACGCGCGAATCATCGAGAGAATCGACCGTGAAATATCGGCCGGCAGACACAGACGGTTGACCTTCGATTGCCGCCCCGCCTGTTTTTCCGAAGTCGTCTTCGACCGGAACGGGAACGTGACTGAGTTGCACTTGAATGTGCTGGATCTCGAGAAATTTCCCGCCTGTCTTTGCGGCCTCGGACGGCTCGAGATTCTCGATCTGGGGTTCAACACCATACGCGGTTTTCCCGCCTCATTGAAAAAAATGGAGGGGCTTCAAAGCCTCGACCTTTCGAACAACGATCTCTCCCGTATACCGAAGCAGCTTTCGGGAATGAACCGTCTCAAACGATTGAATCTGCGCTATAACAATATCACTTCATTGCCGGACTGGTTCGAAGCCCTCGTGAACCTGAGATACCTCGATGTGAGTCATAACGGAATTCAATCGTTTCCGGAAGTCATTTGCGATATGAAAAATCTCAAGGTCCTCAACCTCGGTTTCAATGCGATCGGTAAGCTTCCGTCCTCGATACGGCGGCTGGCCGATTGTGAGGAACTGCATCTCGAGTACAATGGGCTCGTTTCGCTTCCCGAATCGTTGACTGAATTGCGCGGGCTGCGGGTACTCGATATCAGTCACAACCGCGCGGCGGGAAACAATGAAGCGCTTCTCCGGCGGCTGCATGAAATGCGGGTTATCGTTGTCACGGACACCATATCGTGTTGA
- a CDS encoding tautomerase family protein, whose amino-acid sequence MPLVKLHILKNAWTREEKEGLHDAVHRSLESVFKIPSWDFNQRLFEFDGNDWKIPPGKSDKYVLIEISVFPGRKKHTKKMLYADMVAGLERLGVPKTDCLILLIEQPLENWGIRGGIPADEVDLGYSTVV is encoded by the coding sequence ATGCCGCTTGTCAAACTGCATATTCTCAAAAACGCCTGGACAAGGGAAGAAAAGGAGGGGCTGCACGATGCGGTCCACCGTTCGCTCGAATCCGTTTTTAAAATACCCTCATGGGATTTTAACCAGCGGCTGTTCGAGTTCGACGGGAATGACTGGAAAATACCGCCCGGTAAATCGGATAAATACGTATTGATTGAGATTTCCGTTTTTCCCGGAAGAAAAAAACACACGAAAAAGATGTTATATGCCGATATGGTCGCGGGACTGGAACGCCTCGGTGTGCCGAAGACCGATTGTCTTATCCTCCTCATCGAGCAACCCCTCGAGAATTGGGGGATCCGCGGGGGTATCCCGGCAGACGAAGTCGATCTGGGTTACTCGACCGTCGTGTGA